TTTTTTAGTTACGCACAAAAGATACATCAAGTTGCTGAAAAAAGTTACTTTGATAAGGGATTAGATACGATGTTTGCCATTATTCGTTATCATGGTACGTTTTCAGCTTTAAAGCAATTCGATTATTTTCATACAATGCAACAAGCCATTAATAAAAGGGTGGATAACCCATATTTAAGAGAAATGCTAGGTTATTTCATAAAATATGTAGGCTCCTCATCTTATGATGCTCCGGCTGTATTGAGTTTATTACCTCAAATGCAACATGAGGAAGGTTTGTGGTACGTAGATGGTGGCATTCATAATTTAGCGGAAGCGATGGAACAATTAGCAAGAAAATTAGGTGTGGGCATACATTTTAACACCCCTGTAAAACGTATCAATTATAATAGTCAAAATAAGGTGACAGGGATTACAATAGAAAGTAATGAGGAAATATATGCAGATTACATTATATCTAATATGGAAGTAATCCCTGTTTATAAATATTTATTGAATTTTGATGCAAATCAAATAAACAAATTGGAACGTAAATTTGAGCCAGCTAGTTCAGGTTATGTCATGCATCTTGGTGTGGACAAAAGTTACCCAGAGCTTCAACATCATAACTTTTTCTTTTCAAGTAATTCTAAAGTTAATTATGATCAAGTTTTTCACCAGTATGTTTTGCCTGAAGATCCGACTATTTATGTAGTGAATACAAATAAAACAGATAAGACACAGGCGCCAGAAGGACACGAGAATATAAAAATATTGCCACACATACCATACATTCAGAATAAGTCATTTAGTGAAGCAGAATATCTGCAATTCCGAGAACGTATATTGAATAAATTAGAGTCTATGGGCTTAAAAGATTTGAGAAGGCACATTGTATATGAAGATATATGGACGCCACATGACATTGAAAATACATACAATTCTAATAAAGGAGCTATATATGGCGTAGTTTCTAATAAGAAGAAAAATAAAGGTTTCAAGTTTCCTAAAAAAAGTCAGTACTTCAAAAATTTGTACTTTGTAGGTGGTTCTGTAAATCCTGGCCCTGGTATGCCTATGGTCACTTTGAGTGGTATGCAAGTAGCAGAAGCTATTATTAATGGAGAAAGTAGTTGAGGCTGAATGATACTTTATATAATAGCAATAGTATTGACGATACTATCACTAATAAGTGGAATGTGTATGTATGCGCGTCGAGCGATTATAAATAACTCCGGAAAAGAAAGAGGTCAGACAGCCGTCAGTGTTATTGTACCTGCTAGAAATGAAGCGGAGAACTTACCTAAATTACTTAACAGTATAAGTAAAGAGCAAGAAATAGAAGTAATTGTTATGGATGATGGTTCAACTGATGAGACACAAGTTGTTGCTAGATATTATGGTGCGAGCGTATATACTGTTGAAAATGATACTACATGGCAAGGTAAGTCACATGCTTGTTGGCAAGGTAGCAAATATGCAACGCATGATTTATTGATGTTTGTTGATGCTGATGTTCAGTTTACTTGTGATGATAGTATTCAAAATATAGCCAATCAATATGATTTACAAGGTGGTAAAGGTTTGTTATCAATACAACCTTATCACAAGATAAAAAAGCTATATGAAAATATATCGGCGATTTTTAATTTAATGACAATCGTAGGTATGAATCAATTTTCAATCACGAAATCAGCAAATAATGAGCAAGGCACGTTTGGACCCGTCCTTGTGACAAATAAGCAAGATTATAAATTGACACAAGGACATTTGAAAGCTAAAAACCATATCATTGAAGGTTTTGCAATAAGTAAGGCATATCATGAATATGATTTGCCAGTGAATTTGCATGAAGGTCAAGGTGTGGTCAATTTTAGAATGTATCCTCAAGGATATAAAGCTCTATTAGAAGGGTGGAGTAAACACTTTGCACTTGGCTCTCAAATAACTAAAACATCTACACTTATGTTTGTATTTTTATGGTTATTTGGTTCACTTGAATCAATTTTAGCAGTGCTTTTTTCAATTAATTTAAGTTTATTATATATATTATTAGCTATTACTTTATATTTTATTTATGCTATACAGTTTCATATATTTATTCGAAGAACAGGAAATTTTAATCTCGTTGCGAGTTTATGTCATCCATTGCTTTTTACATGCTTTGTCGTAATATTTTTTAAATCATGGCTAGATATAAATGTATTTAAACGTATACATTGGAAAGGCCGTAGAATAGATTTATAACTTAAGTTTTTTATATTAGTCCCAAGCAGTTCTAGACATATTGAGGAGGCCAATAAATGAATCAACTAGAGAGAGATTATAACCACTGTCATAATATAATGAAAACACATTCGAAAACGTTTTCATATGCCTTTGATTTTTTGGATATAAAAAGGAAAAAAGCAATTTGGGCAATTTATGCAGTTTGTAGAATTATTGATGACAGTATTGATAAATACAAAGACCTTGAGCAACTAGACAGCATAGCTAGAGATTTAGATATGATTTATAGTGATTATGATTATATTCAAGCGTATCATAGTGATAAAGCTATTATGAATGCTTTA
The Mammaliicoccus sp. Dog046 genome window above contains:
- a CDS encoding phytoene desaturase family protein, which encodes MGNKKVVVIGGGLGGIASAICMAQAGYQVDLYEQNKHIGGKVNRLDIDDYGFDLGPSILTMPKVFQRLFQRCDERLEDYVSIRKLSLQIRNVYPDGQILDLYESMEDILTNNESLTNKDIEQLSSFFSYAQKIHQVAEKSYFDKGLDTMFAIIRYHGTFSALKQFDYFHTMQQAINKRVDNPYLREMLGYFIKYVGSSSYDAPAVLSLLPQMQHEEGLWYVDGGIHNLAEAMEQLARKLGVGIHFNTPVKRINYNSQNKVTGITIESNEEIYADYIISNMEVIPVYKYLLNFDANQINKLERKFEPASSGYVMHLGVDKSYPELQHHNFFFSSNSKVNYDQVFHQYVLPEDPTIYVVNTNKTDKTQAPEGHENIKILPHIPYIQNKSFSEAEYLQFRERILNKLESMGLKDLRRHIVYEDIWTPHDIENTYNSNKGAIYGVVSNKKKNKGFKFPKKSQYFKNLYFVGGSVNPGPGMPMVTLSGMQVAEAIINGESS
- a CDS encoding glycosyltransferase family 2 protein; this translates as MYARRAIINNSGKERGQTAVSVIVPARNEAENLPKLLNSISKEQEIEVIVMDDGSTDETQVVARYYGASVYTVENDTTWQGKSHACWQGSKYATHDLLMFVDADVQFTCDDSIQNIANQYDLQGGKGLLSIQPYHKIKKLYENISAIFNLMTIVGMNQFSITKSANNEQGTFGPVLVTNKQDYKLTQGHLKAKNHIIEGFAISKAYHEYDLPVNLHEGQGVVNFRMYPQGYKALLEGWSKHFALGSQITKTSTLMFVFLWLFGSLESILAVLFSINLSLLYILLAITLYFIYAIQFHIFIRRTGNFNLVASLCHPLLFTCFVVIFFKSWLDINVFKRIHWKGRRIDL